The following are encoded together in the Cicer arietinum cultivar CDC Frontier isolate Library 1 chromosome 2, Cicar.CDCFrontier_v2.0, whole genome shotgun sequence genome:
- the LOC101501246 gene encoding F-box protein CPR1-like, which translates to MQSQMKKILGVTNGKGSNHVHDDIAFSILSKLPFKSLKRFQCVRKSWSHLFDNPGFMSVYGINFLSNCPNDNHISVLLWESGNQWYSLSGERFENRVMLDWPNLYPDQFNFLKFFSFCSINAILCYESNYFSKLIMDRKIILWNTTTKEMKVIPSSPFELFSPPVELNIKANVKHFARYDLHGFGYDRVTDDYKLIRRTYIQPFFTDYPNLKHYGHDNRDDPFDSDLSLLQDKFLDSFWEVYSLRSNSWKKLNVDMPNCVRGCSSSFYVYLDGVCHWLHIPHRDKYIGACLISFDLSNEVFIITPIPTIVKAQWPQLPKMMWLNKPELGVLNESMAMISYDKTMTFHIFVLGEVGVKESWIKLFTVGPLTSVKTLIGMGKKGEIFFRNKDCEIAWFDLNTKTVEVLGFKGQRFKPKDKILIYSESLLSMKRIQK; encoded by the coding sequence ATGCAATCCCAGATGAAGAAAATTTTGGGTGTCACAAATGGAAAGGGAAGCAACCATGTGCATGATGATATTGCCTTCTCTATTCTATCAAAATTGCCTTTTAAATCTTTGAAGCGATTTCAATGTGTACGCAAATCATGGTCCCACTTATTTGATAATCCTGGTTTCATGAGCGTGTATGGTATCAATTTCTTATCTAATTGTCCTAATGATAATCATATATCTGTTCTCTTATGGGAGTCTGGAAATCAATGGTATTCTCTTTCTGGTGAAAGGTTTGAGAATAGGGTTATGTTAGATTGGCCAAATCTATATCCAGatcaattcaattttttgaagttttttagtttttgtagcaTTAATGCCATACTTTGTTATGAGTCAAATTATTTCAGTAAGCTTATTATGGACAGGAAAATTATATTGTGGAACACAACTACCAAGGAAATGAAGGTCATTCCTTCAAGCCCTTTTGAGTTGTTTTCGCCGCCTGTTGAGCTTAACATTAAGGCTAATGTTAAACATTTTGCTAGATATGATCTTCATGGATTTGGTTATGACCGTGTTACAGATGACTATAAGTTGATTCGTCGTACTTATATTCAACCTTTCTTTACAGACTATCCTAATCTCAAACACTATGGTCATGACAATCGTGATGACCCATTTGATAGTGATTTATCGTTGTTGCAAGATAAATTTTTGGACTCCTTTTGGGAGGTTTATAGTTTAAGAAGTAACTCTTGGAAGAAACTTAATGTCGATATGCCTAATTGTGTTCGAGGTTGTTCTTCTTCATTTTACGTGTATCTGGATGGAGTATGTCATTGGCTGCATATACCACATCGAGATAAATATATTGGAGCATGTTTGATTTCATTTGACTTGAGCAATGAGGTTTTCATTATCACACCCATTCCCACAATTGTTAAAGCGCAATGGCCGCAATTGCCAAAAATGATGTGGTTAAATAAGCCGGAATTGGGGGTGTTAAATGAGTCCATGGCCATGATCTCATACGATAAAACCATGACTTTTCACATATTTGTTTTGGGTGAAGTCGGCGTCAAGGAATCATGGATCAAACTCTTCACTGTTGGACCGTTAACTTCTGTTAAGACTCTCATCGGAATGGGGAAGAAGGgggaaatattttttagaaataaagacTGTGAAATAGCTTGGTTTGATTTAAATACCAAGACAGTTGAGGTGCTTGGTTTCAAAGGACAGCGATTTAAACCAAAAGATAAGATTTTAATTTATAGTGAAAGCCTTCTTTCTATGAAAAgaatacaaaaataa